In the Festucalex cinctus isolate MCC-2025b chromosome 10, RoL_Fcin_1.0, whole genome shotgun sequence genome, one interval contains:
- the frem1b gene encoding FRAS1-related extracellular matrix protein 1b isoform X3 gives MSQAFQLVKALHWLSFFYDARKSCEAPVFLFLLHLMVTSRPRRTKWKSTTFPLLGPPCGRRTSGSLWNLFVREDVDVRHIGSLHSRGSLSSTQLPARLPKMAAAGMLLPLLLLARAVAGGVVEVNAGMEVARGRSAFLSKEQLRIGTEADALCKVEVVLNQPITQRVGRLTPQVFDCDFLPEEVMYQHNGSPLLDSDQVLLRVYRLGSWETRVESVVMQVRVVERSPGLVDLGPTPLVVPDFYGLSNAIDRSVVNIPGRDGAACTVRLVAAAGVLTAGQLVREDDALQRKGGDAAAPPCPGKRACASGTKEVSFLKTSCQDFLSSGLKYRHLSPPSPDLDYVAISVELRELETRALLEAESVWLPVQIVGATPNQPPRAAFMASLILEVDQFVLTPITTATLDAEDPEGPKDGLVFNVTVPPPRGYVTHLDQHNKPVGSFTWSDLHHLKVAYQPPNSSRPARDNFQMEFQSFDPSFASSPPIVVHVSIRAAETDAPRVSWNTGLDLLEGQSRAITWAELQIVDRDNIDDVFLVAVDGPEHGRLLVGGAKAFAFGVRDLREGRVAYEHAGGESARDRVLFRISDGRHSLRHKFPINVLPLDDTPPFLVNNVALEVPEGAALRLRPDHLLASDLDSADDRILFSVVLPPRAGRLFARDRPRDPGLPITSFLQRDLTRGLIFYQHSGDEIFHDSFHVTLADAHVPPNLSHAYTVSVVVFPVEDELPVESAASVRHLTVEETQVAFITRAHLRFTHVEHPDADLSYTVTRPCYSPQQPGLMDAGRLFFVDSGAALRRDPTAPALKSFTQHAVDHLKVAYMPPLEDIGPEPLQVRFVFSVGDRGGGAVNDLDFNITVTPVDDQSPEAFSNLLRVEEGGTAFVTDEHVLVRDRDTREPDLKVALERPARRGRLELRGRTLRPGDAFVLADLRGLAVRYVHDDSESTEDDVGLRVTDGVNAVLLDLLVHVVPVNDEPPQLGAGLRGELRCPEGGRVQVTADYLAATDRDSEDAKLSYMLARRPARGELRKAGLPVDKFSQEDLLQGHVFYVHTGGEIGPAPASDTVTLIISDGDAGGMDGCCHGDAPPVPLHGTLPVYDLNVTLLPVNNKVPSVILGASMLAVDEGSRACLCGGVLGASDPDSTPEQLTFHLDAKPLHGFLENVQPTPGYEKSNAGIPIESFKLDELTSGFINYVQSEHKGAEPTVDQLLISVSDGLHHSASVPVYIVINPTNDEKPSLHLANFTVKEGGMRELTPSLLDAFDLDAPPDELTFSLTGAPAHGSLKASASSRPEEESGASLVAVTSFTLRELRQGMRLWYAHDDSESPHDRLTLRLTDGVHSLSATAAVAVLPVDDHPPRLLKNAGAEAEPGERRLLSAVVLQAEDVDTPPQGIFYLLHAAPRFGKLQLKSETGQKELAAGQNFTQDDVDANRLSYTPRLHADDDGFKGHDSFRFSLSDLEHQSSAHTFDITISTTHKGEVRVWTGDVRVSSGERAVLNTDVLRAQDGGGRPERLVYTVTAAPRHGLLHAAARPGVPLRNFTQMDVAAQRVCYTHDNDRRHRGDTFSFVVSNGERSQAASVHVSVQASDRVPPTLEANAGVRVRDGGEAVIGAERLRLADARAPAGELAFALIRPPRRGRLLLRGVPLGPPPAGFTQADVDGRHLAYRHEVAAAGRPLNDSFLFLPGDGRNRGYLRFGRLRTEPDVFHVHVEQVDRSPPFVTTLSRPSDVIVLRDGRRALSITSKHLRAADDHSLPDQIQFAVVTPPRFGHLENIHTGAYVRGRFTQRDVERRSLVLVVPADVDVTGDSFLFRLSDPAGNVGAPQTLDLSWSRIELSASCFRTCETAGRLQVLIQRRGKSADPAYVAIQVQDGTAKVGQDFTHSTAGLIQFDPGVNRKTWSIYLHADGLEENDEDFTVTLKNPKNAILGQTTSAKVEIIDPRGGRCDLSVEKAAEAPPPTPPLATPTPEVATPTPAGEDHTVLDVEAELVWESTHPPRGDVPNRRPFADHDDQGEEPQDQPHPGLAQQEGARSSGLKVTSVAEKMDQKVWTFHSLTSLRLEEEEEVEVAPPAAGGATEDQRPGSAPHVHRAGSRKKEAESRQRKTGRSLSGHCEEGWTHHRGRCYLASSSVSSWASAERACSFLSDGGLPSVRSRRELAWLWRFAGKKPFWMAPAHVLPTAQQGRPGAWPSSPSSSSWWAPACLLAESASRWTSGSCDAHTQHAFICQASPRAR, from the exons GAAGTCTTTCAAGCACGCAACTTCCTGCCCGTCtgcccaagatggccgccgcgggCATGCTCCTCCCACTGCTGCTGCTCGCCCGGGCGGTCGCCGGCGGCGTCGTGGAGGTGAACGCGGGCATGGAGGTGGCCAGGGGCCGTTCGGCCTTCCTGTCCAAGGAGCAGCTGCGGATTGGGACGGAGGCCGACGCCCTCTGCAAGGTGGAGGTGGTCCTCAACCAGCCAATCACGCAGCGGGTGGGCCGGCTCACGCCGCAG gtgTTTGACTGCGACTTCCTGCCAGAGGAAGTCATGTACCAGCACAACGGAAGTCCTCTGCTGGACAGCGACCAAGTCCTCCTGCGGGTCTACAG GTTGGGCTCTTGGGAGACCCGAGTGGAGTCGGTGGTGATGCAGGTTCGCGTGGTGGAGCGCTCGCCCGGCCTGGTGGACTTGGGGCCGACCCCGCTGGTGGTTCCGGACTTCTACGGGCTGTCCAACGCCATCGACCGCTCGGTCGTCAACATCCCAGGCCGGGACGGCGCGGCGTGCACCGTGCGACTGGTCGCCGCCGCCGGAGTCCTGACCGCGGGTCAGCTGGTGCGGGAGGACGATGCCCTCCAGAGGAAAG GTGGCGATGCGGCGGCGCCGCCCTGCCCGGGCAAGCGAGCCTGCGCGTCGGGCACCAAGGAAGTGTCTTTCCTGAAGACCAGCTGCCAGGACTTCCTGAGTTCCGGCCTCAAGTACCGACACCTCAGCCCCCCCTCGCCCGACCTCGACTACGTCGCCATCAGCGTGGAGCTCAGGGAACTGGAGACCAGGGCTCTGCTGGAg GCGGAGTCTGTGTGGCTGCCGGTGCAGATCGTCGGGGCCACGCCCAACCAGCCGCCGCGGGCCGCCTTCATGGCGTCCCTCATCCTGGAAGTGGACCAGTTCGTCCTGACCCCCATCACCACCGCCACGCTGGACGCCGAAGACCCCGAGGGCCCCAAGGACGGGCTGGTGTTCAACGTGACAGTCCCGCCCCCGCGGGGCTACGTCACCCACCTGGACCAGCACAACAAACCCGTGGGCTCCTTCACCTGGTCCGACCTGCACCACCTGAAGGTGGCGTACCAGCCGCCCAACAGCAGCCGCCCCGCCCGCGACAACTTTCAG ATGGAGTTCCAGTCCTTTGACCCTTCCTTTGCGAGCAGTCCGCCCATCGTGGTCCACGTGTCCATCAGGGCGGCGGAGACGGACGCGCCTCGGGTGTCCTGGAACACGG GTCTGGACCTGCTAGAAGGTCAGTCGCGAGCCATCACGTGGGCGGAGCTGCAGATCGTGGACCGCGACAACATCGACGACGTCTTCCTGGTGGCCGTGGATGGTCCCGAGCACGGACGCCTCCTCGTCGGAG GTGCGAAGGCGTTTGCGTTCGGCGTGCGCGATCTACGCGAGGGCCGCGTGGCGTACGAGCACGCGGGCGGCGAGAGCGCGCGCGACCGCGTGCTCTTCCGCATCAGCGACGGGCGCCACAGCCTGCGTCACAAGTTCCCCATCAACGTCCTGCCCCTCGACGACACGCCGCCCTTCCTGGTCAACAACGTGGCGCTGGAGGTGCCCGAGGGCGCCGCCCTCAGGCTCCGCCCCGACCACCTCCTGGCCTCCGACCTGGACTCGGCCGACGACCGCATCCTCTTCAGCGTGGTGCTGCCCCCGAGGGCCGGACGCCTCTTCGCCAGGGACCGTCCCCGTGACCCCG GCCTTCCCATCACGTCCTTCCTCCAACGCGACTTGACTCGGGGTCTCATCTTTTACCAACACTCCGGAGACGAAATCTTCCACGACTCCTTCCACGTCACACTGGCCGACGCCCACGTGCCGCCCAACCTATCGCACGCTTAC ACGGTGTCGGTGGTGGTGTTCCCGGTGGAGGACGAGCTCCCGGTGGAATCGGCCGCAAGCGTGCGCCACCTGACGGTGGAGGAGACCCAAGTGGCGTTCATCACACGCGCGCACCTGCGCTTCACCCACGTGGAACACCCGGACGCAGACCTCAGCTACACCGTCACCCGGCCCTGCTACAGCCCCCAACAACCCGG TTTGATGGACGCCGGTCGCCTCTTCTTCGTGGACAGCGGCGCCGCCCTGAGGCGGGACCCGACGGCGCCGGCGCTCAAGTCTTTCACGCAG CACGCGGTGGACCACCTGAAGGTGGCGTACATGCCGCCCCTGGAGGACATCGGACCCGAGCCGCTCCAAGTCCGCTTCGTCTTCTCCGTCGGCGACCGCGGAGGCGGCGCCGTCAACGACCTCGATTTCAACATCACCGTCACGCCCGTCGACGACCAGTCGCCCGAG gCTTTCAGCAATTTGCTGCGCGTGGAGGAAGGCGGCACGGCGTTCGTGACGGACGAGCACGTGCTGGTGCGTGACCGCGACACCCGCGAACCGGACCTGAAGGTGGCGCTGGAGCGCCCGGCTCGCCGCGGACGACTAGAACTGCGAGGGCGAACCCTGCGACCCGGAGACGCGTTCGTGCTCGCCGACCTCCGAGGACTTGCCGTCAG GTACGTCCACGACGACTCGGAAAGCACCGAGGATGACGTGGGTTTGCGTGTGACGGACGGCGTCAACGCCGTCCTGCTGGATCTGCTCGTCCAC GTGGTGCCCGTGAACGACGAGCCCCCGCAGCTGGGCGCGGGCCTGCGCGGCGAACTGCGCTGCCCGGAGGGGGGCCGCGTCCAGGTGACGGCCGACTACCTGGCGGCCACCGACCGCGACAGCGAAGATGCCAAGCTGAGCTACATGCTAGCGCGCCGGCCCGCCAGAGGCGAGCTGCGCAAGGCGGGGCTTCCCGTCGACAAGTTCTCGCAAGAGGACCTCCTGCAGGGTCACGTGTTCTATGTGCACACGG GCGGCGAGATCGGTCCCGCTCCCGCCTCCGACACCGTCACGCTCATCATCTCCGACGGCGACGCGGGCGGGATGGACGGCTGTTGCCACGGCGACGCCCCGCCCGTCCCGCTGCACGGCACACTTCCCGTGTACGACCTCAATGTCACTCTACTTCCTGTCAACAACAAAGTTCCCAGCGTCATCCTGG GAGCATCCATGTTGGCGGTGGACGAGGGTTCGCGGGCGTGTCTGTGCGGGGGGGTCCTGGGGGCCTCGGACCCCGACAGCACCCCAGAGCAGCTGACCTTTCACCTGGACGCCAAACCCCTGCACGGCTTCCTGGAAAACGTTCAGCCCACGCCGGGATACGAGAAGAGCAACGCCGGAATTCCCATAG AGTCGTTCAAGTTGGACGAGTTGACGTCCGGCTTCATCAACTACGTCCAATCGGAGCACAAAGGGGCGGAGCCGACGGTGGACCAATTGCTGATCAGCGTGAGCGACGGCCTGCATCACTCCGCCTCCGTCCCCGTCTACATCGTCATCAATCCCACCAATGACGAGAAGCCGTCACTGCACCTGGCCAACTTTACC GTGAAGGAGGGGGGCATGCGGGAATTGACCCCGTCCCTCCTGGACGCCTTTGACCTGGACGCCCCGCCGGACGAGCTGACCTTCAGCCTGACGGGGGCGCCGGCGCACGGCAGCCTGAAGGCGAGCGCGTCGTCCCGCCCCGAAGAAGAATCCGGCGCTTCCCTCGTGGCCGTCACCTCCTTCACCCTGCGAGAGCTGCGGCAGG GCATGCGCTTGTGGTACGCGCACGACGACTCTGAGAGCCCGCACGACCGTCTGACACTGCGACTGACGGACGGTGTCCACTCGCtcagcgccaccgccgccgtcgCCGTGCTGCCCGTCGACGACCACCCGCCACGCCTCCTCAA GAACGCCGGCGCGGAGGCGGAGCCTGGCGAGCGCCGGCTGCTCTCCGCCGTGGTCCTCCAGGCCGAGGACGTGGACACGCCCCCCCAGGGAATCTTCTACCTGCTGCACGCCGCGCCTCGCTTCGGGAAACTGCAGCTGAAG agcGAGACGGGCCAGAAGGAGCTGGCGGCGGGTCAGAACTTCACTCAGGACGACGTGGACGCCAACCGGCTAAGCTACACGCCCCGCCTGCACGCTGACGACGATGGGTTCAAAGGTCACGACAGCTTCCGCTTCAGCCTGAGTGATCTGGAACACCAAAGCTCCGCCCACACCTTTGACATCACCATCAGCACCACCCACAAAG GCGAGGTGCGGGTGTGGACGGGCGATGTGCGCGTGTCGTCGGGCGAGCGCGCCGTCCTCAACACGGACGTGCTGCGGGCGCAGGACGGCGGCGGGCGTCCCGAGCGGCTGGTGTACACGGTGACGGCGGCGCCGCGTCACGGCCTGCTGcacgccgccgcgcgacccggcGTGCCGCTCCGCAACTTCACGCAGATGGACGTGGCCGCGCAGCGCGTCTGCTACACGCACGACAACGACCGACGACACCGCGGCGACACCTTCAG TTTTGTGGTGAGCAACGGCGAGCGCTCGCAGGCGGCCAGCGTGCACGTGTCCGTCCAGGCGTCGGACCGCGTCCCGCCCACCCTGGAGGCGAACGccggcgtgcgcgtgcgcgacgGCGGCGAGGCCGTCATCGGCGCCGAGCGCCTGCGGCTCGCCGACGCCCGCGCGCCCGCCGGCGAGCTGGCCTTCGCGCTGATCCGCCCGCCGCGACGCGGACGCCTGCTGCTGCGCGGCGTCCCGCTGGGCCCGCCCCCGGCCGGCTTCACCCAGGCCGACGTGGACGGGCGCCACCTGGCGTACCGGCACGAGGTCGCCGCCGCCGGCCGGCCGCTCAACGACAGCTTCCTCTTCCTGCCCGGCGACGGACGCAACCGCGGATACTTGAGATTCGGGCGGCTCAGGACCGAGCCGGACGTCTTTCACGTGCAC GTGGAGCAGGTGGACCGCTCGCCTCCGTTCGTGACGACGTTGTCGCGGCCCAGCGATGTGATCGTCCTGCGCGACGGTCGCCGGGCGCTCTCCATCACGTCCAAGCATCTGCGGGCCGCCGACGATCACAGTCTGCCCGATCAGATCCAGTTCGCCGTCGTCACGCCGCCGCGCTTCGGACACCTGGAGAACATCCATACCG GAGCGTACGTCCGAGGGCGTTTCACGCAGCGAGACGTGGAGCGCCGCTCGCTGGTGTTGGTGGTGCCCGCCGACGTGGACGTGACCGGGGACAGCTTCCTGTTCCGGCTCAGCGACCCGGCGGGGAACGTCGGCGCGCCGCAAAC TCTGGATCTGTCCTGGTCCCGAATCGAATTGTCGGCCAGCTGCTTCCGGACCTGCGAGACGGCGGGAAGGCTTCAGGTCCTGATCCAGCGACGCGGGAAGAGCGCCGACCCGGCGTACGTCGCCATCCAG GTCCAGGATGGGACTGCCAAAGTGGGTCAGGACTTCACACACAGCACAGCCGGACTGATCCAGTTTGATCCAG GAGTCAACAGGAAGACGTGGAGCATCTACCTGCACGCCGACGGCCTGGAGGAGAACGACGAGGACTTCACGGTGACTCTGAAGAACCCCAAGAACGCCATCTTGGGACAGACCACCTCCGCCAAGGTGGAGATCATCGACCCCAGAGGAG GACGTTGCGATTTGAGCGTGGAGAAAGCCGCCGAGGCCCCTCCTCCTACTCCTCCCCTCGCCACGCCCACCCCAGAAGTTGCCACGCCCACTCCGGCAGGAGAAGACCACACCGTCCTGGATGTAGAGGCGGAGCTTGTATGGGAGAGCACCCACCCTCCCCGAGGCGACGTTCCGAACCGCCGCCCCTTCGCCGACCACGACGACCAGGGAGAAGAACCGCAAGACCAACCGCATCCCGGACTCGCGCAGCAGGAAGGCGCCCGCAGTTCTGGACTCAAG GTGACGTCAGTGGCAGAAAAGATGGACCAGAAAGTCTGGACG TTCCACAGTCTGACTTCTCTGCgcttggaggaggaggaggaggtggaagtcgcacccccggcagCAGGTGGCGCCACCGAGGATCAGCGCCCAGGAAGCGCCCCTCACGTGCATCGCGCAGGAAGCAGGAAGAAAGAGGCGGAGTCACGCCAGCGCAAA ACGGGGCGGTCGCTGAGCGGCCACTGCGAAGAGGGCTGGACTCACCACAGGGGGCGCTGTTACCTGGCCAGCTCCTCCGTCAGCAGCTGGGCGAGCGCCGAGCGCGCCTGCTCCTTCCT gtcCGACGGCGGCCTGCCGAGCGTCCGGTCCAGACGAGAGCTGGCCTGGCTCTGGAGATTCGCCGGCAAGAAACCCTTTTGGATGGCGCCGGCCCACGTGCTGCCAACGGCGCAACAAG GCCGTCCAGGGGCGTGGCCGTCTTCACCGTCTTCGTCGTCCTGGTGGGCGCCGGCGTGTTTGCTGGCGGAGAGCGCCTCCCGCTGGACGAGCGGCAGCTGCGACGCGCACACGCAGCACGCCTTCATCTGCCAGGCGTCGCCTCGCGCTCGCTAG